One Leptospira bouyouniensis DNA window includes the following coding sequences:
- the leuA2 gene encoding 2-isopropylmalate synthase LeuA2, with product MKPKTIHIQDVTLRDGNQALKRPWTLDEKIEVFDLLVELNVDGIEVGFPSSNEAEFHTCQVLAKRAPKGKPIAALSRANEKEIAITWDSIQKADTPRMHIVYPVSDFSIKHVLKISEQEVLQKIYTSIKFARSIVGPDVQIQFSGEHFGDALENFEFTKLAFLKAIEAGANIINLPNTVERYRPMVFVNMVKEIKQTVGDQAIISIHTHNDLGMATATSVESVFVGAEQIEVALNGLGERAGNTNLYETVIALHQNGERLNTNFHKIYPTAKRISELTGIPIGEKTPIIGDDIFSHRSGIHQDGVTKTLHQSKGAYRTFSPEFVGRSDKETISFTNQSGHKAIEFLLNQKGIQVSKEEIHNLFSKAKMISSRENNREITEAELVALSQSILTYQ from the coding sequence ATGAAACCAAAAACCATTCACATCCAAGACGTTACCTTAAGGGACGGAAACCAAGCGTTAAAACGACCGTGGACCCTTGACGAAAAAATCGAAGTCTTCGACTTACTTGTCGAATTAAATGTCGATGGTATCGAAGTGGGATTCCCTTCTTCTAACGAAGCAGAATTCCATACCTGTCAGGTTTTAGCCAAACGTGCTCCCAAAGGAAAACCCATTGCTGCCTTATCAAGAGCCAATGAAAAAGAAATTGCAATCACTTGGGACTCCATCCAAAAAGCGGATACTCCACGAATGCACATTGTGTATCCTGTTAGTGACTTTTCAATCAAACATGTGTTAAAGATTTCTGAACAAGAAGTTCTTCAAAAAATTTATACTTCGATTAAGTTTGCACGTTCCATTGTGGGCCCTGATGTGCAAATCCAATTTTCAGGGGAACATTTTGGTGATGCATTAGAAAACTTTGAATTCACAAAACTTGCATTTTTAAAAGCAATAGAAGCTGGTGCAAATATCATCAATTTACCAAATACTGTAGAACGTTATCGACCAATGGTCTTTGTAAATATGGTAAAGGAGATCAAACAAACGGTTGGTGATCAAGCCATCATATCAATTCACACTCATAACGATTTAGGAATGGCAACCGCAACTTCGGTAGAATCGGTCTTTGTCGGTGCAGAACAAATTGAAGTGGCATTAAATGGACTTGGAGAACGAGCAGGAAATACTAATTTATATGAAACGGTGATTGCCTTACACCAAAATGGTGAAAGATTGAATACAAACTTTCATAAGATTTATCCCACAGCAAAACGTATCTCTGAATTAACTGGTATTCCCATTGGAGAAAAAACACCAATTATTGGAGATGATATTTTTTCACACCGATCAGGAATCCACCAAGATGGAGTCACTAAGACTCTACACCAATCAAAAGGTGCCTATCGTACTTTTTCTCCTGAATTTGTAGGAAGAAGTGACAAAGAAACCATTTCCTTCACCAACCAATCGGGACACAAAGCGATTGAATTTTTATTAAACCAAAAAGGAATCCAAGTTTCCAAAGAAGAGATTCACAATTTATTTTCAAAAGCCAAAATGATCTCATCGAGGGAGAATAACAGAGAAATCACCGAAGCAGAGTTAGTGGCACTAAGCCAATCTATCCTCACCTATCAGTGA
- a CDS encoding DUF4349 domain-containing protein, with product MKLNFFTYTKPVVITLLLCTIHCSSSKHLERESASRNMADDYSEAKVSPSASPAALPKSEVKLQENKSQRRMMVYTVVVNLQSKEIEPKVTEIIKLAESFGGYALQYSSQGTIQLKIPQENLKTFLQTLKKESHNYSEDVSAKDVTEDYLDTEIRLENAQKMRTRLLEILKSAKTLEETLKVEAELSKISESIERWEGKLKYLSSAIQLSSVTVHVRQKWEPVVQKDYKPGPLGYPFFYLYLGLGKVKDGLIWLFVQEIPKEN from the coding sequence ATGAAACTAAATTTTTTCACTTATACAAAACCAGTTGTAATCACCCTTCTCCTTTGTACCATCCATTGCTCTAGTTCTAAACATTTAGAACGGGAATCTGCTTCAAGAAATATGGCAGATGATTATTCGGAAGCAAAAGTTTCACCCTCGGCATCACCTGCTGCGCTTCCCAAGTCAGAAGTAAAACTACAGGAAAACAAATCGCAACGTCGAATGATGGTGTATACAGTGGTTGTGAATTTGCAATCCAAAGAAATCGAACCCAAAGTCACAGAAATAATCAAACTTGCTGAGTCATTCGGAGGTTATGCATTACAATACAGCTCGCAAGGGACCATTCAATTGAAGATCCCTCAAGAAAATTTAAAAACATTTTTACAAACCTTAAAGAAAGAATCTCACAACTACTCCGAAGATGTTTCCGCTAAAGATGTCACGGAAGATTATCTAGATACTGAAATTCGATTGGAAAACGCTCAAAAAATGCGAACACGCCTTTTAGAAATTTTAAAATCAGCGAAAACATTGGAAGAAACTTTAAAAGTGGAAGCGGAACTTAGCAAAATTTCGGAATCCATTGAACGATGGGAAGGAAAACTAAAGTATTTATCATCAGCAATTCAACTTTCTAGTGTTACAGTGCATGTAAGGCAAAAATGGGAACCTGTTGTACAAAAAGATTACAAACCTGGACCACTAGGTTATCCTTTTTTTTATTTATACCTTGGGTTAGGCAAAGTTAAAGATGGCCTAATATGGTTGTTTGTTCAGGAAATTCCTAAAGAAAATTAA
- a CDS encoding TPM domain-containing protein has translation MKQLLVGIIFFSIFSCNRHLDPYPDLTGPVIDPSGYLPGEVKSRLETMLLEEEKITTNQVVVYITDKLKEDTIEKESTAVFEKWKLGQKDKDNGILFLLAPNDRKVRIEVGYGLEAVITDLIAKRIIDEIVIPNIKSGNPSLAMLSGTSAILEQLRTNSPTLTNINCPKPFSDTQNDLHHDTIPFLLKEIKPIKSVDFFFCIVPSETQFGIEAITNQIYLNRQKSNSNSKSIVFATSPNSGYIGSITTSPELNWSLSQNKIRSIFRNRYKEKHSGDFTNFTYLAFLDMLDHIKHNQKIVLEKGTGIYDPFDSLESFSYERAGETIRQIETDYKIGIQILFLDTKPKLLSEAKKYHDLAFGKSSGITLLFSLNQKELIVYTDENSKIQGLNQTNSIPIVNRTLSEIVSNAIASDLKIADIDWMCIRSAEGIDTYLNMLRYQQDLGKEEISNSASFNGDSKNKIKEPHFLFQFFFMLMFFVTWVGLIAGEGILFFYGLIFIVGQILRSKVTILNDSPNLYNTVLIFLAAILCYLIVSFFRKIGWASKVSSGTQGFFTPSSSGSSSSSGYRSSSSSYSGGGGRSGGGGASGSW, from the coding sequence ATGAAACAGTTATTAGTTGGAATTATATTTTTTTCGATATTTTCATGCAATCGTCACTTAGATCCTTATCCAGATCTCACTGGTCCAGTCATTGATCCAAGTGGATACCTTCCAGGAGAAGTCAAATCTAGGTTGGAAACGATGCTCCTTGAGGAAGAAAAAATCACAACGAATCAGGTTGTGGTTTATATCACTGACAAATTAAAGGAAGATACAATCGAAAAGGAATCCACTGCAGTATTCGAAAAATGGAAACTAGGACAAAAAGATAAAGATAATGGAATATTGTTTTTACTCGCTCCGAATGATAGAAAAGTAAGAATCGAAGTTGGGTATGGTTTGGAAGCTGTTATCACCGATTTAATCGCCAAAAGAATTATCGATGAAATTGTAATTCCAAACATTAAGTCGGGAAACCCGTCACTTGCAATGTTGTCTGGTACGAGTGCCATATTAGAACAATTACGGACTAACTCACCTACTCTCACCAATATCAATTGCCCAAAACCATTTAGTGATACTCAAAATGATTTACACCACGATACAATCCCATTCCTTTTAAAAGAAATCAAACCAATCAAATCGGTTGATTTTTTCTTTTGTATCGTACCTTCTGAAACACAATTTGGTATCGAAGCAATCACAAACCAAATATATTTAAACCGACAAAAATCTAATTCCAATTCAAAATCGATTGTATTCGCAACTTCACCCAATTCTGGGTATATTGGTTCGATTACTACAAGCCCCGAACTCAATTGGTCTCTTAGTCAAAATAAAATCCGATCGATTTTTCGAAATCGATATAAGGAAAAACATAGTGGTGATTTTACTAATTTCACTTACCTTGCTTTTCTCGATATGTTAGATCATATCAAACATAACCAAAAAATTGTCTTAGAAAAAGGGACAGGTATATATGATCCCTTTGATTCCTTAGAAAGTTTTTCTTATGAAAGAGCCGGAGAAACCATCCGCCAAATAGAAACTGATTATAAAATAGGAATTCAAATTCTATTTTTAGATACTAAACCTAAACTTTTATCTGAAGCAAAAAAATACCACGATTTAGCATTTGGAAAATCCTCAGGGATTACATTGCTCTTCTCGCTGAACCAAAAAGAACTTATAGTCTATACAGATGAAAATTCAAAGATACAAGGTCTTAATCAAACGAATTCCATTCCCATCGTTAATCGAACATTATCAGAAATTGTATCAAATGCGATTGCATCAGATTTAAAAATTGCGGATATCGATTGGATGTGTATCAGAAGTGCAGAAGGAATCGATACATATCTAAATATGTTGCGTTACCAACAAGACTTAGGAAAAGAGGAAATTTCAAACTCGGCATCATTCAATGGTGATTCAAAAAATAAAATCAAAGAACCTCACTTTTTATTCCAATTTTTCTTTATGTTAATGTTTTTTGTCACATGGGTTGGATTAATCGCTGGTGAAGGAATTTTATTTTTTTATGGTTTGATCTTTATCGTAGGGCAAATTCTAAGAAGTAAAGTAACGATATTGAATGATTCACCAAACCTATACAATACAGTTCTCATATTTTTAGCCGCAATCTTATGTTATCTAATCGTTTCATTTTTTCGTAAGATCGGTTGGGCATCCAAAGTGAGCTCAGGGACACAAGGTTTTTTCACTCCGTCCTCCTCTGGATCTAGTTCCAGTTCAGGTTACCGATCTTCTAGCAGTTCCTACTCAGGAGGTGGGGGAAGGTCTGGAGGTGGGGGAGCTAGTGGGAGTTGGTAA
- a CDS encoding N-acyl-D-amino-acid deacylase family protein has product MAETLIKQARIFDGSTNPSFVGDVRIKDGIVETISKTELSPKQGETVINAEGQWLTPGFIDFHTHYDAEIEVAPDLSESVRHGITTISLGSCSLSLALGDPTDLADMFSRVEAIPRKNVLSILESKKNWNSAFEYKKHLNSLPLGPNVTSFAGHSAIRAHVMGLERSLTKGEKPTKQELDKMNQHLEEALDAGFMGLSINTLVWDKMDGSRFRSRPLPSTFANWSEYEYLNKTLRKRGKIFQGVPNVSTKINVLMFLKEAFGIFRKPLKTTIISLMDVKFDPGLYKLLGVIGRITNKVFRSDFRFQALPEPFDLYADGMDVVVFEEFAAGAKANHIEDELERKQLMKDPKYRSWFKRQWTNWFLPRVFHRNFRETKIVDAPDKSLIGKSIDDVAKERRVHSVTAFLDLVAEHGNNVRWYTVMANHRKEPLQKIVSYPDILIGFSDAGAHLRGMAHYNFPLRMLKLVRDAELENKPFMTMEKAVHRLTGEIGDWFGIDAGYIKEGKRADLVLIDPNKLDDSLAKDVEAPMPFMENFNRWVRRNDDTIKKVFINGKVAVDDGKPVNGLGKESGYGRFLESQIGV; this is encoded by the coding sequence ATGGCAGAGACTCTTATCAAACAAGCGCGTATCTTTGATGGCAGCACAAATCCATCTTTTGTTGGGGATGTGCGTATTAAAGACGGAATCGTGGAAACGATTTCAAAGACAGAATTGAGTCCAAAACAAGGAGAAACGGTTATCAACGCCGAAGGTCAGTGGCTTACACCTGGATTTATTGATTTTCACACACATTATGATGCAGAAATTGAAGTGGCACCAGATCTTTCAGAATCGGTTAGGCACGGAATCACAACGATCTCACTTGGAAGTTGTTCTCTAAGTTTGGCGTTAGGTGACCCAACCGATCTAGCTGATATGTTTAGTCGAGTAGAAGCTATTCCAAGAAAAAACGTCTTATCAATATTAGAGAGTAAAAAAAATTGGAACTCTGCCTTTGAATACAAAAAACACTTAAACTCTCTCCCTCTTGGACCCAATGTTACTTCTTTTGCAGGGCATTCTGCAATACGAGCACACGTAATGGGATTAGAAAGATCCTTAACAAAAGGAGAAAAACCAACCAAGCAAGAGTTAGATAAAATGAACCAACATCTTGAGGAAGCTTTGGATGCGGGATTTATGGGTTTATCTATTAATACTCTTGTTTGGGATAAAATGGATGGTTCACGATTTAGATCAAGGCCACTCCCTTCCACATTTGCCAATTGGAGTGAATACGAATACTTAAACAAAACACTTAGGAAACGAGGAAAAATATTTCAAGGAGTACCCAACGTTTCAACAAAAATAAATGTTTTGATGTTTTTAAAGGAAGCCTTTGGTATTTTTAGAAAACCATTAAAAACAACGATCATATCTCTAATGGATGTTAAATTTGATCCAGGTTTATACAAACTATTAGGTGTGATCGGTCGGATTACAAATAAAGTATTCAGATCTGATTTCAGATTTCAGGCTCTACCCGAACCATTTGATTTATATGCAGATGGTATGGATGTAGTTGTATTTGAAGAGTTTGCCGCAGGTGCAAAAGCTAATCACATTGAAGATGAATTGGAACGAAAACAACTCATGAAAGATCCTAAGTATCGTTCATGGTTCAAACGGCAATGGACAAATTGGTTCCTTCCAAGAGTGTTCCATAGAAATTTCCGAGAAACAAAAATTGTGGATGCACCAGATAAATCATTAATTGGAAAATCAATTGATGATGTCGCAAAAGAAAGAAGAGTCCACTCAGTCACAGCTTTTTTGGATCTTGTAGCAGAACATGGAAACAATGTTAGGTGGTATACTGTGATGGCAAACCATAGAAAAGAACCTTTACAAAAAATTGTTTCCTATCCTGATATCCTCATTGGATTTTCTGATGCGGGAGCCCACTTACGAGGGATGGCTCATTATAATTTTCCGCTTCGTATGTTAAAGCTTGTGCGAGATGCGGAACTAGAAAACAAACCATTCATGACAATGGAAAAAGCAGTCCACAGATTGACTGGCGAAATTGGAGATTGGTTCGGAATTGATGCAGGTTACATTAAAGAAGGTAAACGGGCCGACCTTGTCCTCATCGATCCAAACAAATTAGATGATTCACTAGCAAAGGATGTGGAAGCGCCAATGCCATTTATGGAAAATTTCAATCGATGGGTGCGCCGAAACGATGACACGATCAAAAAAGTATTCATCAATGGAAAAGTTGCAGTGGATGATGGGAAACCCGTCAATGGCTTAGGAAAAGAATCGGGTTACGGTCGCTTTTTAGAATCCCAAATCGGAGTCTAA
- a CDS encoding TetR/AcrR family transcriptional regulator — MKPKEKILESSFALFREKGFQATGIAEILEKAGAYKKTLYDHFKSKDDIGFEYLNYLSEQQRIVMLKVLGKASDLSDFIDKWVNFIVRNQRNTSRKDCPIALFSGEISHLNQFDTYRNRAVQHVLETVEICILKFEPDLRSDLVKSLSYELYMSYLGGLRLYALTKDRKVIERMKSQMIHSAHRLIKA, encoded by the coding sequence TTGAAACCAAAAGAAAAAATATTAGAAAGTTCATTTGCATTATTTCGAGAAAAGGGTTTCCAGGCAACTGGGATTGCTGAGATTTTAGAAAAGGCCGGTGCATATAAAAAAACACTTTATGATCATTTTAAATCAAAAGATGATATTGGATTTGAATATTTAAACTATTTATCTGAACAACAAAGGATCGTCATGTTGAAGGTTCTTGGAAAGGCAAGTGATCTCTCTGATTTCATAGATAAATGGGTCAATTTTATTGTTCGGAATCAAAGGAATACTTCCAGGAAAGACTGTCCAATTGCATTGTTTTCTGGTGAGATTTCTCATTTAAATCAATTTGATACGTATCGAAATCGGGCCGTCCAACACGTGTTAGAGACAGTTGAAATATGTATATTAAAATTCGAGCCAGATCTTCGTTCTGATCTTGTCAAATCGCTAAGTTATGAATTGTATATGAGTTATTTGGGAGGTCTAAGGTTATATGCCTTAACCAAAGACAGAAAAGTCATAGAAAGAATGAAATCACAAATGATTCATTCTGCTCATAGATTGATCAAAGCATAA
- a CDS encoding SRPBCC domain-containing protein, producing the protein MPSEIQISVSIASDLRKVWDYYTNPTHITAWNFADPSWHCPSAKVNLTKGGTYLARMEAKDGSFGFDFEATFDEINMYDSFTYTIADQRKVKVQFFDKKPNTEIIIVFEAESENPIEIQKQGWQSILNHFKSYVETH; encoded by the coding sequence ATGCCAAGTGAAATTCAAATCAGTGTGTCTATCGCATCCGACCTTAGGAAAGTATGGGACTATTATACCAATCCAACACACATTACCGCTTGGAATTTTGCAGATCCATCGTGGCATTGTCCATCCGCAAAGGTAAATTTAACAAAGGGTGGAACATATTTGGCTCGAATGGAAGCAAAAGATGGGAGTTTTGGATTTGATTTCGAAGCCACATTTGATGAAATCAATATGTATGATTCCTTTACCTATACGATTGCAGACCAAAGAAAAGTAAAAGTCCAATTTTTCGACAAAAAACCAAATACAGAAATCATTATTGTCTTTGAAGCTGAATCCGAAAATCCAATTGAAATACAAAAACAAGGATGGCAATCGATCTTAAATCATTTCAAATCATACGTAGAAACACATTAA
- a CDS encoding alkaline phosphatase D family protein, which produces MKPIQLVLLFLFVFLLSFNSEPILAKDKNSLSIGFGSCLHQEKESPILATIQSQKFDYLILLGDIVYADSLTAKDKIPAYEKQFKRKEWKSILKDTLLLFTWDDHDYGINDSGAEYSEKIESRNIFLSYVQPRMPKNIVFGSNNKEGVFYSYWVTFHDKKIHIVIPDTRYFRSPLQKTFLSYFTGKSHYKPSSESSFSILGNEQWLWLEEEFAKPSDLLIFVSSIQVIPTEQPFEKWNNLPHEREKLIQSLYNANTKDLVILSGDRHIAEIHEYKSPNKKTLIEVTSSSLNLPLPLLPLEYDSEWKLGNAYNLENFGTLLISWKDGTLQWKSTIRDKNGDIVLEYDPLKNLSLK; this is translated from the coding sequence ATGAAACCGATCCAACTAGTACTACTTTTTCTTTTTGTTTTTTTACTTAGTTTTAATTCTGAACCAATCCTTGCAAAAGATAAAAATTCCTTATCAATCGGTTTTGGATCTTGTTTGCACCAAGAAAAAGAAAGCCCTATCTTAGCAACCATCCAATCACAAAAGTTTGATTATTTAATTTTACTGGGAGACATTGTGTATGCGGATTCTTTGACTGCGAAAGATAAAATCCCTGCCTATGAAAAACAATTCAAACGGAAAGAATGGAAATCCATCCTTAAAGACACTTTACTTTTATTCACATGGGATGACCATGATTATGGAATCAATGATAGTGGTGCAGAATATTCTGAAAAAATAGAATCTCGGAATATATTTTTATCATATGTCCAACCAAGAATGCCTAAGAATATTGTTTTTGGATCAAATAACAAAGAAGGGGTTTTTTACTCTTATTGGGTAACCTTTCATGATAAAAAAATTCATATAGTGATACCAGATACAAGGTATTTCCGATCACCATTACAAAAAACTTTTTTATCTTATTTTACAGGCAAAAGTCACTACAAACCTTCATCTGAATCAAGTTTCAGTATTCTTGGCAACGAACAGTGGTTATGGCTCGAAGAAGAGTTTGCAAAACCATCTGATTTACTTATATTTGTATCAAGCATCCAAGTGATACCTACTGAACAACCTTTTGAAAAGTGGAATAATTTGCCTCATGAGAGAGAAAAATTAATCCAAAGTTTATACAATGCAAATACAAAAGATTTAGTCATCCTTTCTGGAGATCGCCACATTGCAGAGATTCATGAATACAAATCCCCAAACAAAAAAACCTTAATCGAAGTGACTTCAAGTTCCCTTAACTTACCACTCCCGTTATTGCCATTGGAATATGATTCTGAATGGAAATTGGGGAATGCTTACAATCTGGAAAACTTTGGAACACTGCTAATCAGTTGGAAAGATGGAACATTACAATGGAAATCTACAATCAGAGATAAAAATGGGGATATAGTTTTAGAATATGACCCCTTAAAAAATTTAAGTCTCAAATAA